A genome region from Pyrenophora tritici-repentis strain M4 chromosome 9, whole genome shotgun sequence includes the following:
- a CDS encoding RplI, Ribosomal protein L9 has protein sequence MASFRGSALLPQCTSCIRRVTRQNLDAWGPQQTRNISKKAKEAERNIIVKLLKDVPRFGRAGSYVPLNPSLMRNRWFPARVADYVPATQLKQLKAQDADMARDFAFGPERSMELLDTFVPPTIDFYRQRIEQESQPRARMGASGAADILTAVAMSKAKSSPDAIYGSVSSADLVSTIRGALAHNDEAARVILNEADVKFLSGHEEGDPSRVKQLGTFKAEIRLPGSQEALVRNIRIRAKEMGA, from the exons ATGGCTTCGTTTAGGGGCTCAGCGCTGCTTCCACAGTGCACATCATGTATACGGAGAGTTACACGGCAAAACCTCGACGCCTGGGGCCCGCAGCAGACGCGAAACATCTCCAAGAAAGCCAAAGAGGCGGAGCGCAACATTATCGTGAAACTGCTCAAAGATGTGCCAAGATTTGGCCGCGCAG GCTCCTATGTCCCGCTCAACCCCTCCCTTATGCGCAATCGCTGGTTTCCGGCACGCGTCGCCGACTATGTCCCCGCTACCCAGTTGAAGCAGCTCAAGGCACAGGATGCTGACATGGCGCGAGACTTCGCCTTTGGC CCTGAGCGATCCATGGAGCTCTTAGACACTTTCGTCCCGCCCACAATCGACTTCTACCGCCAGCGAATCGAACAAGAAAGCCAGCCGAGAGCGCGAATGGGGGCATCGGGAGCAGCAGACATTCTGACTGCAGTCGCCATGAGCAAGGCCAAGTCATCTCCAGATGCTATATATGGCTCTGTATCAAGTGCAGATCTTGTATCGACTATTAGGGGAGCGCTGGCGCATAACGACGAGGCAGCCCGCGTGATATTGAATGAGGCCGATGTCAAGTTCCTATCCGGACACGAGGAGGGAGACCCGTCGCGTGTAAAGCAATTAGGCACATTCAAGGCCGAGATTCGGCTGCCCGGTTCACAGGAGGCTTTGGTAAGAAACATCCGAATCCGCGCGAAGGAAATGGGAGCTTGA